The genomic DNA GCAGGCTGGTGGGCACGTTGAAGCGCCAGGGCTCGATGCCGCGCTGCCAGTCGCTCCAGGTGAAGGCCAGGTCCTCCACGCCCTTGTCGTCCTTGGCGCGGGCGCTGACGAACCAGGCACCCGCGTTGTATTCGTCCGGCCCGTTGCAGTTGGGCGCGTCGGGCGCGATGCCTGCCAGCGTGACGATGCCGTTGGCGTCGGTGGTGCCCGATGCGACGGCAACGCCGCGGCAGTCGGACACGCGCACTTCGGCGTTCGGCACCACCTTGCCCTTGTCGAGCGTGGTGACCCAGGCCATCGAGTTCTCGCGGCCGAGCTTGAAGTGCACCGCCAGGTTGGTGGCCAGCGCGGTGGTGCGCACGTACATCGTGCGGCTGGCGCCGTAGCGCTCGTCGAGCAGCGCGTCGCCGAGTTTTTGCGAAGCGATCTCGAGCACGTGGAAGCCCGGCGTCAGCGGAATGCCGATGACCTCGAACGGGCGCGGATCGCCGCTCTCTGCCTTGGGCATGTCGAGCGCCTTCACGCCCGGCTGGCCCGCGAGCAGGGACAGCATGCGGCTTTGCACACGCGTGCGTTCGCCGGTCTCGATGACGGCGGGCAGTGCGCCCTTCACGTCCTTGCGCGCCTGTTCGCGGCTCACGGTGTATTCGTCGTAGCGGCGCACCTTGCGGAACCACGCGATGATCTCGGCGTCGGTCTTCGGGTTCATGTCGCTGACCTTGCCGGGCGTCAGCGCCTGCACCATCAGCGCGGGCTCCACGCGCCGCACGGTCACCGGCATCATGGCCGGCGTGCCGGGTTCGGCCAGCCGCTCGACCACGCCGAAGGGCGAGGCCGCGAACTTGGCCAGCGGCGGCATCGCGCCGGTGGCTACCTTCAGCGGAAAACTGCCGGGCGAAGCCAGCGGCCGGCCCGAGGCGTCTTCGAACTTGGCGGGCAGTTCGATGGTGAACTTGGTGTCTTCGGCGAATGGCGGGCTGAAGCTCGCGGCGCTGACCACGTCGTCTTCGCTGGGCGTGCCGCCGTCGTTCTCGAGCGTGGCGGCGATCGACTTGCCGCCGCCCTTGAGCTGGACCTGCCCAGCCATCTTGCGCGTGACCGGTGCGTTGAACTGCAGCTGCATCGGCCGCAGCGGCAGGCAGGCGGCCTGCGCGTTCTCGCGCTCGCAGCTGAAAGACACGGCAAAGGGTTCGCGCACCTGGAAGCTCAGGCGACGCTCCACGTTGTTGGCCACGCCCGAGGGGGTGGCCACGCCCTTGCCGTAGACGATCTGAACCTTGCTGCCCGGCGTGAGCGTGCGGTTGCATTGCAGTGCAATGAAGCGCAGCGGGTCCTTGGCGGCTTCCTTCTCGCGGCCGAAGGCCTTCAAGAGCCCGGTGCGCTGCTCGCCTTCGAGCAGCCGCACGGGAATGCGCTCGCCGATGCCGTCGGCCGCGCACCAGACGTTCTGGCGCACGCTCTCCACGGTGGCGGCGCCGTTGAGCTCGAGCACGAACATCTGCTGCTCGTCGATCCGGCCATAGCTGCCGGGCATGAAGTTGCGCACGAACGGTCCGCCGCTATTGAATTGGTAGCGCTCCGGCCCGGTCAGCTCGCCGCCCGAACCGGACTTGAAGCCGGGAATCCGGGTGACGGTGCAGCGCACGCCGGGCGGCAGGTCGTTCTCGAAATCCCAGACCCAGGCCTTCGCATCGGTCCAGCGGCCGGTGCCCTTGCCGGCCTGCGCGTCGGTGCAGCTCACGGCAAGCGGCGCGGGCGCCTTCGGATCGCCGAAGTTGACGGCGGGTTGGTCGAACTTGGCGACCACCTGGCGCACGCGCGCCACCTCGCCCTGCGGCGTCAGGCTGGTGATCTGGAGGGCGAGCGCCGGGACGGCGAACAATGCGCTGCCGGCCAGAAGCAGCGCTGGAATGGTTCTTTTCAATTTTTTTCTCCACCTGGAAGCAGCGCGCAGCGTAGCCGATTTGAATGTCGCTCCGGCAGTGCCGGACGTCATATGCCTCGGCCGCTCTTCATACAATCGGCCCTGTCGTGCGTGCGCCGCGCGGACCGCCACCAAGACCTCGCCGCCGACCGATGAAACGCTACTGGGAAATAGACGCCTTGCGCGGGCTGATGCTCGTGCTGATGACCGTCACCCATCTGCCCACCCGCCTGACCGACCCGCTGGGCCAGCCCTTCGGCTTCGTCTCGGCCGCCGAAGGCTTCGTGCTGCTGTCGGCCTTCGTGGCCGGGCTGGTCTACAGCCGCATCGGCTATGTGCGCGGCGTCGACCCGATGCGCCAGGCCTTCTGGCGGCGGGTGCTCAAGGTGTACCTGTGCCAGGCGGCGATCCTGCTGTTCCTGTTCACCGTCATTGCGGCGCTCGGGCTGCACATCGACCAGCCGGCGGTGAAGAACCTGGTGTCCTACTACCTGGCCGAGCCGCGCGACGGGTTCCTGTTCGGGCTGCTGCTGATCTACGAGCCCGCGCTGCTCGACATCCTGCCGATGTACATCTTCTTCATGCTGATGAGCCCGTGGGTGCTGGCCTTTGCGATGCGCCACGGCTGGACGCTGGTGATGGCCGCCAGCGTCACCCTGTGGGCGCTCGCGCAGTTCGACCTGAGCGAATGGATCTACGGGCTGGCGGTGCACTACCTCGGCCTGCCGGTTCCGTTCCACGAGATGGGCGCCTTCAACAGCTACGCCTGGCAGTTCCTGTGGTTTGCGGGCCTGTGCCTCGGCGCCAGCCGCAACCTCCCCGGCGCGCGGCCGCTGCGCTTTCCGGCCTGGCTGTGGATGCCCGCGCTGGCCATTGCGCTCTACGGCTTCTGGTGGCGCCACCACGGCATCAACGGCCAGGCGCCGTTCGGCGGCGACGTGGAACTGAACCTGCTGTTCGACAAGTGGCAGCTCGGGCCGCTGCGCCTCGTGAACCTGGTGGCGCTGGGCATCCTGGCGGTGCGCTTCGGGCCCGGGCTCATGCGCCGGATTCCGCGCCTGCACTGGCTCGAGGCCATGGGTGCGGCCTCGCTGCCGGTATTCTGCGCGCACCTGGTGGCGGTGCTGCTGGTGCTGGCCTTCTACGGCGACAGCCAGACCGCGCGGCCCTGGTGGGGCGACGGCCTGCTGCTGCTTACGGTGTTCGCGGGCATGTACGCGGTGGCGCGCTTCACGCGCGGGGCCGACCTGCCGCCGCCGGCGGAAGACGTGCCGGCGGAGGCCGCGCGGGCCTGAGGCCGGTCCGGAGCGCCGCTCAGGGCAGGGCAGACGCCGGCGCCGCGACCGGCACGGGTGCCGCCACGGCCCCCGGCAGGTGCCCCGCGATGACCGACTGCCAGAGCCGGTAGCCTTCGTCGGTCATGTGCAGCCGGTCGTTCCTGAACAATTCCGGCCGCGGACGGCCATCGGCACCGAGCATGGGCGTGAAGACGTCGATGTATTCACTGTCGGGCAGCCGGTTGAGGTAGGCCGAGATCACGTTGTTGGTTTCGCGGATCTTCGGCATCAGGTGCTCGCGCGAGGGGCTCGGCTTGATCGAGATGAAGCTGATGCGCGTATTGGGCAGCTCGGCGCGCACCGCGTTGGCAAAGCGCGCAAAGCTCTCGAGCACCTGCAGCGGCGTGCGGCCTTCGGCCAGGTCGTTGTCGCCGGCATACACCAGCACCTGCCGCGGCCTGTAGCGCACCACCAGGTCGCGCGCGAACAGGCTGCAGTCGGCCAGGGTCGAGCCGCCGAAGCCGCGGTTGACGATGGCGCCGGGCACCTGGCGGAAATCCTGGCCCAGGTTCTTCCACATGCGCACGGTGGAACTGCCCACGAACACCACGCCGCCGGGCGCCGGGAACTGCTGCTGGTCGGCCCGGAAGAAGGCGGCCAGCTCGTTGTGCCAGCGCGCCTTGGCCGCGAGGTATTCGGAGGAGGCGGCCGCATCGGCCGCCGTGCTGTCCAGCGACTCGTAGGGCAGGACGGCGTTGTGGTTCTGGGCCTGGGAGGCGAGTGCGGTTGTCAGCAGCAGCGCGGCGGCCAGCGCGGTTTTCATCGAAGGCATCGGAAAGGCAGAACGCTGATCGGATCGTATCCGCGGATTGTGGGGCATGAAGCGCCAGCCCGGATGCGGCTGCGCCACGCCGTCCGGACCCGCCCGAAGCGCCCTCAAGAAACATTCCGCAACGTATACTGCCTCGAAAAATCGGAGCGGGGCGCACGGCGTGCGGGCGGGGAATGAAGCAAATTGCGATCGTTGTCGCGCTCTGCGTGGGCGCGTGGTACTTTTTCATCGGCGGGCGCAAGCTCGACGAGGCCATGGTGCGCAAGTACTACGAGAACGAGGCGCACGCCATCTACTCGCGTGACGCGGAGAAGCTGTGCAAGCAGCTCAGCAAGAAGGCCGTGATCCAGAGCAAGACGATCATGATGGGCCGCACGCAGGAGACCACCAGCGACCGCGAGCAGGCCTGCGAGGCCGCGCGCAAGACCTTCAAGATGTTCGAGTCGGTGGGTGAGCGCATGGGCGGCATCCTCACCATCGAATACGAGTACCACATCGACAGCATCGAAGTGGCGAGCGACCGCAAGAGCGCCACTGTCGAAGGCACCAGCGTGCTCAAGATGGGCGAGGCGGCCATGCAGTTCAAGAGCAGCTTCACGCAGCGTCTGGAGCGCGAACTGGGCCAGATGCGGCTCGTGCGCGGCGACGACGTCACGGTGGTGCGCCTGGGCGGGCGCGGCGCCATGAGCCAGAGCGATTTCTTCAAGTAGCCGCAGGCTGCGCCATCATGCTCATCAAGGAATCGCTTCCGCCCCCGCCGCCTTTCTGGCACCGCCTCAACAGCTTCTTCGCGTTTCCGCTCCAGCTGCGGCCGTTGATGTATGGCCTGGCGCTCGCGTTCTGCAGCCTGCTGTTCGAGGCCATTCCTTTTCTGCATCCCGGCCTGTCGCTGGTCGTGATCGAGCTGGGCATCGTGCTGGCGGCCAGCCGCTACGGCTTCAAGGTCACCGCGCTTGGTTCGCGCGGCATCTGGCGCTCGGCCGATTTCCCGCGCGAGCTGAATGAAGACTGGGTCAACCTGCCCTGGAAGCTGTTCGCCATTTCGGTGGTGCAGGGCGCCCTGGTCGGCTGGCTGGCCTGGTACGAACCGGTGCTGGGCACCGTCGCGGTGTTCGTGGTGTCGTTCACCTTTCCGGCCGCGATGATCGTGCTGGTGCAGTCGGGCAGCTTCTTCCAGGCCATGAACCCCGGCCACGTGATGGATGCGATGCGCATCATCGGCTGGCCCTATGCGCTGCTGTGCTTCTTCCTGTTCCTGCTGAGCGCGGGCGCGCAGATCGCCATCGGCATGCTGCTGCCGATGATCGACGGCCTGATCGTGCTGCCGATCGCCAATTTCGCCTTCATCTACTTCGGCTGGGTGATGTCGAGCCTGCTGGGCTACGTGATGTACCAGCACCACGACGCCTTCGGCATCGACCTCCTGCCCGGCGGCGGCGTGGACGACGGCGCGCCGGTGGACCGCCGCACGCCCGAGCAGATCGCCGCGCAGCGCACCGATGCCGAAGTGGCGCAGCTGATCACCGACGGCGACGTGGCCGGCGCACTTGGCATCGCCTACGAGGCACAGCGCGTGGCACCGGCCGACGACCTGGCGGCGCAGCGCCGCTACCACCGCGTGCTGCTGCTCGCGCCCGAGAAGGCGTCCACGCTGCTCGACCAGGCGCGGCGCTTCATTCCGCTGCTGCTGCGGCGCGACCTGGCATCCGAAGCGCTCAAGGTCTTCAAGGCCTGCCGCGAAAAGGACAAGAGCTTCGTGCTCGACGACGCCCCCGCGGTGATGACGCTGGCCAGGGCCGAATGGCGCAATGGCGACGCGCACGCGGCGCTCGCGCTGCTGTCGGGCTTCGACCGGCGCTTTCGCGGCCATGCGGCCATTCCGCAGGCCTACGAACTGGCGGCCCGGGTGCTGGTGCAGGGGCTTGGCCGCGCCGACATGGCGCAACCGATCCTGGCCACGCTCGAATCGCGCTTTCCGGACAGCGAGCAGACGCAGGAAGTGCGCTGGCTGCTGCGGCCCGCGGCCTGATCTTCAGCCGCAGTCAGGCGCGCTCGAGGGCGCGCGTCACCATGTCGTTGGGCGCGATCCGCAGCAGGTGCGGCAGCCAGCTGACAGCCATGTCGCGCTCGCCGGCGTGCAGCAGGCCGTTGGCGCAGACCGACAGTGTGTCGGCCAGCTCCGGATGGTCGGGCGCGGTCTTCAGCAGCACGCGGCACAGCTTGTCGGCGTCCTGGAACTGGCGCACGCGCGTGAAGCGGCGCGCCAGGCGGGCCATGTCGTCGGGCTTGAGGCGCGCGCCCGGCTTGGCCTGGTCGAGGTAGGTGGTGTAGCTGGCGTGCTGCAGCGCCAGGGTGTCGGGGTCGGTGGCGGGCAGGCGGAAGATGCGGCGCGCAGCCTGGTGAAAATCTTCGCTCGCGGGCTGCAGCCGCGCGGTGTTGAACCAGGCGCGCAGCGTGTCGGCGTCGCCGGGGCGCAGGGCGGCGGCGGCGCGCCATTCGGCTGTGGCCGCCTCGAACTTCATGGCTGCGCCCAGTCGGCGTGCCGCGGCCACGTGGCGGTTGAATTCCTCATCGCCGTTCGATTGTTCCGAGACCACGGCCTCCGGCGTCTTCACCTTGTTGAGCGCCATGGCGCCGGCCATCAGGGCCGCGCCGGTCAAGAGTCCGCCCAGGTGCGCCATGTAGGCGATGCCCTGGCCGCCCACCGCGTGCTGCAGCAGCTCGTTGGCAATCCAGGCCGGCAGCAGCAGCAGCGCTGGCGCCGTGACGTAGTTGAAATAGAAGAACAGCTGGTAGAAGAACCGGATGCGCCGCAGCCGGTACATCACCGCGTACATGCCCATCAGCGCCGACACTGCACCCGAGGCGCCCAGGCCGTAGCTGCCCTTGCCTGCATAGGCCCAGCCGGCCAGCATCGAGGCACCTGCTGCGCCCAGGATGTAGAAGCCCAGGTAGGTGCCGCGGCCCAGCGCCAGCTCGACCGAAAAGCCGAACAGGAAGA from Variovorax sp. V93 includes the following:
- the opgC gene encoding OpgC domain-containing protein, which produces MKRYWEIDALRGLMLVLMTVTHLPTRLTDPLGQPFGFVSAAEGFVLLSAFVAGLVYSRIGYVRGVDPMRQAFWRRVLKVYLCQAAILLFLFTVIAALGLHIDQPAVKNLVSYYLAEPRDGFLFGLLLIYEPALLDILPMYIFFMLMSPWVLAFAMRHGWTLVMAASVTLWALAQFDLSEWIYGLAVHYLGLPVPFHEMGAFNSYAWQFLWFAGLCLGASRNLPGARPLRFPAWLWMPALAIALYGFWWRHHGINGQAPFGGDVELNLLFDKWQLGPLRLVNLVALGILAVRFGPGLMRRIPRLHWLEAMGAASLPVFCAHLVAVLLVLAFYGDSQTARPWWGDGLLLLTVFAGMYAVARFTRGADLPPPAEDVPAEAARA
- a CDS encoding SGNH/GDSL hydrolase family protein → MKTALAAALLLTTALASQAQNHNAVLPYESLDSTAADAAASSEYLAAKARWHNELAAFFRADQQQFPAPGGVVFVGSSTVRMWKNLGQDFRQVPGAIVNRGFGGSTLADCSLFARDLVVRYRPRQVLVYAGDNDLAEGRTPLQVLESFARFANAVRAELPNTRISFISIKPSPSREHLMPKIRETNNVISAYLNRLPDSEYIDVFTPMLGADGRPRPELFRNDRLHMTDEGYRLWQSVIAGHLPGAVAAPVPVAAPASALP
- a CDS encoding tol-pal system YbgF family protein — its product is MLIKESLPPPPPFWHRLNSFFAFPLQLRPLMYGLALAFCSLLFEAIPFLHPGLSLVVIELGIVLAASRYGFKVTALGSRGIWRSADFPRELNEDWVNLPWKLFAISVVQGALVGWLAWYEPVLGTVAVFVVSFTFPAAMIVLVQSGSFFQAMNPGHVMDAMRIIGWPYALLCFFLFLLSAGAQIAIGMLLPMIDGLIVLPIANFAFIYFGWVMSSLLGYVMYQHHDAFGIDLLPGGGVDDGAPVDRRTPEQIAAQRTDAEVAQLITDGDVAGALGIAYEAQRVAPADDLAAQRRYHRVLLLAPEKASTLLDQARRFIPLLLRRDLASEALKVFKACREKDKSFVLDDAPAVMTLARAEWRNGDAHAALALLSGFDRRFRGHAAIPQAYELAARVLVQGLGRADMAQPILATLESRFPDSEQTQEVRWLLRPAA
- a CDS encoding rhomboid family intramembrane serine protease, which gives rise to MFYAIPLENRPSWRNPPWMTVLLILVNMIVFWGPQRSEEKADERAAHYYVNSVLPELELPPFVAWLEKTDPQRGKPARRMLPHEEAHPQLLDALQNDSKFLHKLQADEVITPANPRYAEWKRDRRQYEAMRPVPFTTRWAQDYTKDAEFKPWTWVTAAFLHGSTGHLLGNMLFLFLFGFSVELALGRGTYLGFYILGAAGASMLAGWAYAGKGSYGLGASGAVSALMGMYAVMYRLRRIRFFYQLFFYFNYVTAPALLLLPAWIANELLQHAVGGQGIAYMAHLGGLLTGAALMAGAMALNKVKTPEAVVSEQSNGDEEFNRHVAAARRLGAAMKFEAATAEWRAAAALRPGDADTLRAWFNTARLQPASEDFHQAARRIFRLPATDPDTLALQHASYTTYLDQAKPGARLKPDDMARLARRFTRVRQFQDADKLCRVLLKTAPDHPELADTLSVCANGLLHAGERDMAVSWLPHLLRIAPNDMVTRALERA